One Etheostoma spectabile isolate EspeVRDwgs_2016 chromosome 12, UIUC_Espe_1.0, whole genome shotgun sequence genomic window carries:
- the parla gene encoding presenilin-associated rhomboid-like protein A, mitochondrial isoform X1, whose protein sequence is MAWRGCVMKWTKTEFIRSNNTTSQSSRLYPHNQQRCSFRREAKRPDIKKGNVTQESKASPSEAGTPGPPPPPKVPRPTLLKPLMFTVGFTGCSFGAAAILQYETLKSRVMTAKAEEESEKLLQGSQDMVYWHDWWNKLSGFQQQLLLLMSMVDDFWSSLTEGQKTVTGIIAVNAVVLCCWRIPSMQRTMIKYFTSNPASKTRCLPMALSCFSHYSIIHMVANMYVLWTFSSGIVSLLGKEQFLALYLSAGVISTMVSYMCKTATGRLHPSLGASGAVMAVLAAVCAKVPEAKLGIIFLPMITFTAGNALKVLVAMDTAGLILGWRLFDHAAHLGGALFGVWYVAYGHKLIWRKREPLVKLWHDMRSPGAGGSRPGGGPGVSGGGGPGPQ, encoded by the exons ATGGCGTGGCGAGGATGTGTAATGAAATGGACTAAAACAGAGTTCATCAGGTCCAACAACACTACTTCACAAAGCTCCAG GCTGTACCCCCACAACCAACAGAGGTGCAGTTTCCGTCGGGAAGCCAAAAGGCCGGATATAAAGAAAGGAAATGTCACCCAAGAATCAAAAGCTTCACCTTCTGAGGCTGGCACACCAGGTCCCCCACCTCCTCCCAAAGTCCCCCGACCAACACTTTTAAAACCCCTGATGTTCACAGTAGGA TTTACAGGCTGCTCCTTTGGTGCGGCTGCCATTCTGCAATATGAGACCCTGAAGTCAAGAGTTATGACTGCAAAAGCTGAAGAGGAGTCAGAAAAACTCTTACAG GGGTCTCAGGACATGGTGTACTGGCATGACTGGTGGAACAAACTGTCAGGCTTCCAGCAGCAGCTCCTTCTCCTTATGTCCATGGTAGATGACTTCTGGAGCAGTCTCACAGAGGGACAGAAGACTGTAACCG GCATCATTGCGGTAAATGCTGTAGTTCTGTGTTGCTGGCGCATCCCTTCAATGCAGAGAACCATGATTAAGTACTTCACGTCCAACCCAGCCTCCA AAACACGGTGTCTTCCCATGGCCCTGTCCTGCTTCAGCCACTACTCCATTATCCACATGGTTGCCAACATGTATGTCCTGTGGACATTCTCATCAGGAATTGTCTCTCTCTTAGGGAAGGAGCAGTTTCTTGCACTCTACCTGTCTGCTG GTGTGATTTCTACCATGGTCAGCTACATGTGTAAAACTGCCACTGGACGTCTCCATCCATCATTAGGAGCA TCAGGCGCTGTCATGGCAGTACTGGCCGCAGTCTGTGCAAAGGTGCCAGAGGCCAAACTAGGAATAATCTTCCTCCCAATGATCACTTTCACAGCAGGAAAT GCTCTGAAAGTACTCGTCGCCATGGATACAGCAGGGCTCATACTGGGATGGCGGCTTTTTGACCACGCAGCTCACCTTGGAGGCGCCCTCTTTGGAGT ATGGTATGTGGCGTATGGTCACAAACTGATTTGGAGGAAAAGGGAGCCTCTTGTGAAGCTGTGGCATGACATGCGTTCTCCAGGTGCCGGTGGATCCAGGCCAGGAGGTGGGCCTGGGGtcagtggtggtggtggaccTGGACCACAATGA
- the parla gene encoding presenilin-associated rhomboid-like protein A, mitochondrial isoform X2: MAWRGCVMKWTKTEFIRSNNTTSQSSRLYPHNQQRCSFRREAKRPDIKKGNVTQESKASPSEAGTPGPPPPPKVPRPTLLKPLMFTVGFTGCSFGAAAILQYETLKSRVMTAKAEEESEKLLQGSQDMVYWHDWWNKLSGFQQQLLLLMSMVDDFWSSLTEGQKTVTGIIAVNAVVLCCWRIPSMQRTMIKYFTSNPASKTRCLPMALSCFSHYSIIHMVANMYVLWTFSSGIVSLLGKEQFLALYLSAGVISTMVSYMCKTATGRLHPSLGASGAVMAVLAAVCAKVPEAKLGIIFLPMITFTAGNLQIRDVTLCMSKTDNVLCM; the protein is encoded by the exons ATGGCGTGGCGAGGATGTGTAATGAAATGGACTAAAACAGAGTTCATCAGGTCCAACAACACTACTTCACAAAGCTCCAG GCTGTACCCCCACAACCAACAGAGGTGCAGTTTCCGTCGGGAAGCCAAAAGGCCGGATATAAAGAAAGGAAATGTCACCCAAGAATCAAAAGCTTCACCTTCTGAGGCTGGCACACCAGGTCCCCCACCTCCTCCCAAAGTCCCCCGACCAACACTTTTAAAACCCCTGATGTTCACAGTAGGA TTTACAGGCTGCTCCTTTGGTGCGGCTGCCATTCTGCAATATGAGACCCTGAAGTCAAGAGTTATGACTGCAAAAGCTGAAGAGGAGTCAGAAAAACTCTTACAG GGGTCTCAGGACATGGTGTACTGGCATGACTGGTGGAACAAACTGTCAGGCTTCCAGCAGCAGCTCCTTCTCCTTATGTCCATGGTAGATGACTTCTGGAGCAGTCTCACAGAGGGACAGAAGACTGTAACCG GCATCATTGCGGTAAATGCTGTAGTTCTGTGTTGCTGGCGCATCCCTTCAATGCAGAGAACCATGATTAAGTACTTCACGTCCAACCCAGCCTCCA AAACACGGTGTCTTCCCATGGCCCTGTCCTGCTTCAGCCACTACTCCATTATCCACATGGTTGCCAACATGTATGTCCTGTGGACATTCTCATCAGGAATTGTCTCTCTCTTAGGGAAGGAGCAGTTTCTTGCACTCTACCTGTCTGCTG GTGTGATTTCTACCATGGTCAGCTACATGTGTAAAACTGCCACTGGACGTCTCCATCCATCATTAGGAGCA TCAGGCGCTGTCATGGCAGTACTGGCCGCAGTCTGTGCAAAGGTGCCAGAGGCCAAACTAGGAATAATCTTCCTCCCAATGATCACTTTCACAGCAGGAAAT ctgcaGATAAGAGATGTAACTCTCTGCATGAGCAAAACGGACAATGTCCTGTGCATGTAA
- the extl2 gene encoding exostosin-like 2 isoform X2: MIKVPRCQMGLRRAYLVWPILLLLLVGAALTALLPPAEDQGGVGGLGVLREATSHKNNPRKDKPGDSIGEEEQRFTIIIQTYNRTDILLKLLNHYQAVPHLRQIIIVWNNIGEQTPLKLWNSLGPHPVPLVFKEQTINNMRNRLQPFPEINTDAVLMLDDDTLVSVPDISFAFSVWKQFPDQIVGFVPRKHVSAPGGAYSYGSFELQDPETAGGDKYSMVLVGAAFFHRRYLQLFQDQPQAVHALVDETQNCDDIAMNFAVALYLRKHSIGKVNKPSGVFVKPVDLRNLEKDARSGYQGMWHRPEHLLQRSYCMNKLTQIYGFMPLCFSNLMVSQFGFPSYANHKSRG; this comes from the exons GGTCCCCCGATGCCAAATGGGGCTCCGGCGAGCCTATTTGGTTTGGCCAATCCTGCTGCTACTCCTGGTTGGTGCGGCATTGACAGCTCTGCTGCCCCCTGCTGAGGACCAAGGAGGTGTTGGTGGCCTAGGAGTGCTACGCGAGGCAACATCACACAAAAATAATCCTAGGAAGGACAAACCTGGTGACAGCATaggggaggaggagcagaggtTCACCATCATCATCCAAACTTACAACCGCACAGACATTTTGCTCAAACTCCTAAACCATTACCAGGCAGTGCCTCATCTGCGGCAGATTATCATAGTCTGGAACAACATTGGGGAGCAGACACCTCTGAAGTTATGGAACTCTTTGGGGCCTCATCCGGTCCCTCTGGTCTTCAAGGAGCAGACTATCAATAACATGCGCAACAGACTACAACCATTCCCTGAGATTAATACTGATG CGGTGCTGATGCTGGATGACGACACCCTGGTCAGTGTTCCTGACATCAGTTTTGCTTTCTCTGTCTGGAAG CAATTCCCAGACCAGATTGTTGGGTTCGTCCCACGCAAACATGTCTCAGCACCAGGAGGAGCGTACAGTTACGGCAGTTTTGAACTGCAGGACCCAGAAACAGCTGGAGGTGACAA GTACTCCATGGTGTTAGTTGGTGCTGCCTTCTTCCACCGCCGGTACCTGCAGCTCTTCCAGGACCAACCTCAAGCAGTGCACGCGCTGGTGGATGAAACGCAGAATTGTGACGACATTGCCATGAACTTTGCTGTAGCGCTGTATTTGAGGAAACACTCTATAGGcaaggttaacaaaccctccggGGTCTTTGTCAAACCTGTAGACCTCCGCAACCTGGAAAAGGATGCCAGGAGCGGGTACCAGGGCATGTGGCATCGTCCTGAACACCTTCTTCAGAGATCCTACTGTATGAACAAGCTGACGCAGATCTACGGCTTCATGCCACTCTGCTTCTCCAACCTGATGGTGTCCCAGTTTGGCTTCCCCAGCTACGCCAACCATAAGAGTAGAGGCTGA
- the extl2 gene encoding exostosin-like 2 isoform X1 encodes MWSANKMRVPRCQMGLRRAYLVWPILLLLLVGAALTALLPPAEDQGGVGGLGVLREATSHKNNPRKDKPGDSIGEEEQRFTIIIQTYNRTDILLKLLNHYQAVPHLRQIIIVWNNIGEQTPLKLWNSLGPHPVPLVFKEQTINNMRNRLQPFPEINTDAVLMLDDDTLVSVPDISFAFSVWKQFPDQIVGFVPRKHVSAPGGAYSYGSFELQDPETAGGDKYSMVLVGAAFFHRRYLQLFQDQPQAVHALVDETQNCDDIAMNFAVALYLRKHSIGKVNKPSGVFVKPVDLRNLEKDARSGYQGMWHRPEHLLQRSYCMNKLTQIYGFMPLCFSNLMVSQFGFPSYANHKSRG; translated from the exons GGTCCCCCGATGCCAAATGGGGCTCCGGCGAGCCTATTTGGTTTGGCCAATCCTGCTGCTACTCCTGGTTGGTGCGGCATTGACAGCTCTGCTGCCCCCTGCTGAGGACCAAGGAGGTGTTGGTGGCCTAGGAGTGCTACGCGAGGCAACATCACACAAAAATAATCCTAGGAAGGACAAACCTGGTGACAGCATaggggaggaggagcagaggtTCACCATCATCATCCAAACTTACAACCGCACAGACATTTTGCTCAAACTCCTAAACCATTACCAGGCAGTGCCTCATCTGCGGCAGATTATCATAGTCTGGAACAACATTGGGGAGCAGACACCTCTGAAGTTATGGAACTCTTTGGGGCCTCATCCGGTCCCTCTGGTCTTCAAGGAGCAGACTATCAATAACATGCGCAACAGACTACAACCATTCCCTGAGATTAATACTGATG CGGTGCTGATGCTGGATGACGACACCCTGGTCAGTGTTCCTGACATCAGTTTTGCTTTCTCTGTCTGGAAG CAATTCCCAGACCAGATTGTTGGGTTCGTCCCACGCAAACATGTCTCAGCACCAGGAGGAGCGTACAGTTACGGCAGTTTTGAACTGCAGGACCCAGAAACAGCTGGAGGTGACAA GTACTCCATGGTGTTAGTTGGTGCTGCCTTCTTCCACCGCCGGTACCTGCAGCTCTTCCAGGACCAACCTCAAGCAGTGCACGCGCTGGTGGATGAAACGCAGAATTGTGACGACATTGCCATGAACTTTGCTGTAGCGCTGTATTTGAGGAAACACTCTATAGGcaaggttaacaaaccctccggGGTCTTTGTCAAACCTGTAGACCTCCGCAACCTGGAAAAGGATGCCAGGAGCGGGTACCAGGGCATGTGGCATCGTCCTGAACACCTTCTTCAGAGATCCTACTGTATGAACAAGCTGACGCAGATCTACGGCTTCATGCCACTCTGCTTCTCCAACCTGATGGTGTCCCAGTTTGGCTTCCCCAGCTACGCCAACCATAAGAGTAGAGGCTGA